From Leptidea sinapis chromosome 12, ilLepSina1.1, whole genome shotgun sequence, the proteins below share one genomic window:
- the LOC126967011 gene encoding myelin expression factor 2 isoform X1, translating to MSDTIREKERDRSRRGDRPSRFSDATRDRSGDRNDRSEGRRLFVSNIPYEYRWTELKDLFKEKVGDVAYVELYNDESGKPRGCGVVEFLTAEAMRKALFVMHRYELNGRKLVLKEDPGSERGRGNNPRPHGGGAAGGGRNNTGRDDKDGWGMKQREPENFNTYGLSLQFLESINVQPPLVKKVFVANLDYKADKKKVKEIFKMAGKVRNVDLAVDKDGNSRGFAIIEYEHPVEAVQAISMFDKQMLFDRRMSARMDRGTDKAELRLPEGLKGIGLGLGPNGEPLRDVAQNLPQPSSTTNLNIGNPTSALSASVLGAVPGTGVALNGLGSGLTANTLGTSSLGGNLGLQALGLTGLGALQNQLLQQGITANELVSSVITQAQAQAQANVNMTQNSLSLGTADLGGGVMGNTGMSNSMLGVGPNSSLSSGPLSANRQMTNVSIPGQGYGRENAAPTSREKQSDMVIITNLPQTVTWQLIREKFSECGDVKFAEMTAPDTAIVRFHKEWDAERAVKMFDRTRIDGRTIDVRYF from the exons ATGTCGGACACAATCAGAGAAAAAGAAAGAGATCGGTCAAGGCGCGGCGATAGGCCGTCCCGGTTTTCTGACGCCACCAGAGATCGTTCAGGCGATCGAAATGATAGATCTGAAGGCAGAAGATTGTTTGTTTCTAATATACCATATGAATATAGATGGACGGAACTGAAAGATCTTTTTAAAGAAAAG GTTGGGGATGTGGCTTATGTTGAGCTTTACAATGATGAAAGCGGGAAACCAAGGGGTTGTGGTGTTGTTGAATTTCTAACTGCAGAAGCCATGAGGAAGGCTCTCTTCGTTATGCACAGATATGAATTAAATGGACGTAAACTTGTACTAAAAGAAGACCCAG GTAGTGAGAGAGGGAGAGGTAATAACCCAAGACCACATGGTGGTGGTGCTGCTGGTGGAGGTAGAAACAACACGGGGAGAGATGATAAAGATGG GTGGGGTATGAAACAAAGAGAACCAGAGAATTTTAACACATATGGATTAAGCTTGCAGTTTTTGGAATCAATAAATGTGCAACCACCTTTAGTGAAAAAAGTGTTTGTTGCTAAT ctTGACTATAAAGCAGACAAAAAGAAGGTGaaggaaatatttaaaatggctGGCAAAGTTCGTAATGTTGACTTAGCTGTGGATAAAGATGGCAACAGTCGTGGTTTCGCTATCATTGAATATGAACACCCTGTTGAAGCTGTTCag GCAATATCAATGTTTGACAAACAAATGTTGTTTGATCGTAGAATGTCAGCCAGAATGGATAGAGGCACAGACAAAGCTGAGTTACGCTTGCCAGAGGGCTTGAAGGGTATTGGTCTTGGTTTGGGTCCAAATGGTGAGCCACTAAGGGATGTAGCACAGAACCTACCACAACCATCAAGTACCACTAACTTGAATATAGGAAATCCAACATCAGCACTTAGTGCAAGTGTGTTGGGGGCTGTACCAGGTACAGGTGTAGCCCTAAATGGTTTGGGTTCTGGTCTAACTGCTAACACACTTGGCACTTCTTCATTGGGAGGAAATTTGGGACTTCAG GCTTTGGGTTTGACTGGTCTAGGAGCTTTACAAAATCAACTTCTTCAACAAGGAATTACTGCAAATGAATTAGTTAGCTCAGTGATAACACAAGCTCAAGCTCAGGCTCAAGCTAATGTGAATATGACCCAAAACAGTTTGTCTCTTGGCACAGCAGACCTCGGAGGTGGTGTGATGGGAAATACTGGAATGTCCAATAGCATGCTTGGAGTGGGACCCAACTCTAGCCTTAGCAGTGGACCACTCTCAG CTAACAGACAAATGACTAATGTTTCAATACCAGGACAAGGATATGGGCGTGAAAATGCAGCACCTACTTCTAGGGAAAAACAATCAGACATGGTCATCATCACAAAT CTACCACAAACAGTGACATGGCAACTGATAAGGGAAAAATTCAGTGAATGTGGTGATGTGAAATTTGCAGAAATGACAGCTCCCGATACTGCTATAGTTCGCTTCCATAAAGAATGGGACGCAGAGAGAGCAGTCA AAATGTTTGACAGGACTCGCATAGATGGCAGGACCATCGATGTCCGCTACTTCTGA
- the LOC126967011 gene encoding myelin expression factor 2 isoform X2 — translation MSDTIREKERDRSRRGDRPSRFSDATRDRSGDRNDRSEGRRLFVSNIPYEYRWTELKDLFKEKVGDVAYVELYNDESGKPRGCGVVEFLTAEAMRKALFVMHRYELNGRKLVLKEDPGSERGRGNNPRPHGGGAAGGGRNNTGRDDKDGWGMKQREPENFNTYGLSLQFLESINVQPPLVKKVFVANLDYKADKKKVKEIFKMAGKVRNVDLAVDKDGNSRGFAIIEYEHPVEAVQAISMFDKQMLFDRRMSARMDRGTDKAELRLPEGLKGIGLGLGPNGEPLRDVAQNLPQPSSTTNLNIGNPTSALSASVLGAVPGTGVALNGLGSGLTANTLGTSSLGGNLGLQALGLTGLGALQNQLLQQGITANELVSSVITQAQAQAQANVNMTQNSLSLGTADLGGGVMGNTGMSNSMLGVGPNSSLSSGPLSGQGYGRENAAPTSREKQSDMVIITNLPQTVTWQLIREKFSECGDVKFAEMTAPDTAIVRFHKEWDAERAVKMFDRTRIDGRTIDVRYF, via the exons ATGTCGGACACAATCAGAGAAAAAGAAAGAGATCGGTCAAGGCGCGGCGATAGGCCGTCCCGGTTTTCTGACGCCACCAGAGATCGTTCAGGCGATCGAAATGATAGATCTGAAGGCAGAAGATTGTTTGTTTCTAATATACCATATGAATATAGATGGACGGAACTGAAAGATCTTTTTAAAGAAAAG GTTGGGGATGTGGCTTATGTTGAGCTTTACAATGATGAAAGCGGGAAACCAAGGGGTTGTGGTGTTGTTGAATTTCTAACTGCAGAAGCCATGAGGAAGGCTCTCTTCGTTATGCACAGATATGAATTAAATGGACGTAAACTTGTACTAAAAGAAGACCCAG GTAGTGAGAGAGGGAGAGGTAATAACCCAAGACCACATGGTGGTGGTGCTGCTGGTGGAGGTAGAAACAACACGGGGAGAGATGATAAAGATGG GTGGGGTATGAAACAAAGAGAACCAGAGAATTTTAACACATATGGATTAAGCTTGCAGTTTTTGGAATCAATAAATGTGCAACCACCTTTAGTGAAAAAAGTGTTTGTTGCTAAT ctTGACTATAAAGCAGACAAAAAGAAGGTGaaggaaatatttaaaatggctGGCAAAGTTCGTAATGTTGACTTAGCTGTGGATAAAGATGGCAACAGTCGTGGTTTCGCTATCATTGAATATGAACACCCTGTTGAAGCTGTTCag GCAATATCAATGTTTGACAAACAAATGTTGTTTGATCGTAGAATGTCAGCCAGAATGGATAGAGGCACAGACAAAGCTGAGTTACGCTTGCCAGAGGGCTTGAAGGGTATTGGTCTTGGTTTGGGTCCAAATGGTGAGCCACTAAGGGATGTAGCACAGAACCTACCACAACCATCAAGTACCACTAACTTGAATATAGGAAATCCAACATCAGCACTTAGTGCAAGTGTGTTGGGGGCTGTACCAGGTACAGGTGTAGCCCTAAATGGTTTGGGTTCTGGTCTAACTGCTAACACACTTGGCACTTCTTCATTGGGAGGAAATTTGGGACTTCAG GCTTTGGGTTTGACTGGTCTAGGAGCTTTACAAAATCAACTTCTTCAACAAGGAATTACTGCAAATGAATTAGTTAGCTCAGTGATAACACAAGCTCAAGCTCAGGCTCAAGCTAATGTGAATATGACCCAAAACAGTTTGTCTCTTGGCACAGCAGACCTCGGAGGTGGTGTGATGGGAAATACTGGAATGTCCAATAGCATGCTTGGAGTGGGACCCAACTCTAGCCTTAGCAGTGGACCACTCTCAG GACAAGGATATGGGCGTGAAAATGCAGCACCTACTTCTAGGGAAAAACAATCAGACATGGTCATCATCACAAAT CTACCACAAACAGTGACATGGCAACTGATAAGGGAAAAATTCAGTGAATGTGGTGATGTGAAATTTGCAGAAATGACAGCTCCCGATACTGCTATAGTTCGCTTCCATAAAGAATGGGACGCAGAGAGAGCAGTCA AAATGTTTGACAGGACTCGCATAGATGGCAGGACCATCGATGTCCGCTACTTCTGA
- the LOC126967026 gene encoding uncharacterized protein LOC126967026, whose product MMLPMMSTDCMPIIHLILLAHKFKTLCLYFEGLRTNLDKQIILVGRNNAEDMLRRSFIEGIIMHQKLIFLAQEIHRLFGIIMSLQVCESSAVAVLLLLRLALSPHLDFTNAFMTYSFVGSLFFLLALNLWNAGELTYQASLLSNAMFYCGWHLQDARKDTNNDIRKLVLIGCAQAQKPLILKAFGVQDLSYATFVSVARMTYSVFAVFYQRRS is encoded by the exons ATGATGCTTCCAATGATGTCTACAGACTGTATGCCCATCATTCATCTTATATTATTAGCACACAAGTTTAAGACTTTGTGTCTATATTTTGAGGGCTTGAGGACGAACTTGGACAAACAAATAATACTTGTGGGACGGAATAATGCGGAGGATATGTTAAGACGCAGTTTCATAGAGGGAATAATAATGcatcaaaaattaatttt CTTAGCACAGGAGATACATCGTCTATTTGGTATCATAATGTCGCTGCAAGTTTGCGAAAGTTCTGCGGTTGCAGTTTTGCTTTTGCTTCGTTTAGCT ctTTCTCCGCACTTGGATTTCACGAATGCTTTCATGACTTACTCATTTGTTGGGTCCCTTTTCTTCCTCTTGGCTCTTAATCTCTGGAATGCTGGAGAACTGACTTACCAG GCTTCACTTCTTTCTAATGCAATGTTCTATTGCGGCTGGCACTTACAAGATGCGAGAAAAGATACAAATAACGACATAAGAAAACTCGTCTTAATAGGGTGTGCGCAAGCACAGAAGCCATTAATACTCAAAGCTTTTGGAGTGCAGGATCTGTCATACGCTACTTTCGTGTCG GTGGCGAGAATGACTTATTCTGTATTCGCCGTATTTTATCAGCGACGCAGCTAA